From a single Glycine soja cultivar W05 chromosome 19, ASM419377v2, whole genome shotgun sequence genomic region:
- the LOC114399789 gene encoding transcription factor MYB83-like: MRKPDMMGKDKINNNIKSKLRKGLWSPEEDEKLLRYMITKGQGCWSDIARNAGLQRCGKSCRLRWINYLRPDLKRGAFSPQEEEVIIHLHSILGNRWSQIAARLPGRTDNEIKNFWNSTLKKRLKMNNNNSTLSPNNSDSSGPKDVNVMGGIMSMNEHDLMTMCMDSSSSTSSSSCMQSMHATNMVLTNPFPLLPNNRYDMMTGATGFLDNMAAACLTQVGMVDHDHGVVHGTLEPNKTRLGSDFSLPPLESRSIEDNSSTPIDHVKSHNNNNHFKNSCFNNTDHYHHIQSSNNVVVEDLFGFGNHGQGENFRMGEWDLEGLMQDISYFPSLDFQV, encoded by the exons ATGAGGAAACCTGATATGATGGGAAAAGAcaaaatcaacaacaacatTAAGAGCAAGCTAAGGAAGGGTTTGTGGTCACCTGAGGAAGATGAGAAGCTCCTAAGGTATATGATCACTAAGGGACAAGGGTGTTGGAGTGACATTGCTAGGAATGCTGGTCTTCAAAGGTGCGGCAAAAGTTGCCGTCTTCGTTGGATTAACTACTTGAGACCTGATCTCAAACGTGGTGCATTTTCACCTCAAGAGGAAGAAGTCATCATTCACTTGCACTCCATTCTTGGCAACAG ATGGTCTCAAATTGCCGCACGTCTCCCTGGTCGCACAGACAATGAGATCAAGAATTTCTGGAACTCCACACTGAAGAAAAGgttgaaaatgaacaacaataactCCACTTTATCACCAAACAATAGTGACTCATCAGGGCCTAAAGATGTCAATGTCATGGGTGGAATCATGTCCATGAACGAGCATGACCTCATGACCATGTGCATGGACTCCTCCtcatcaacatcatcatcatcatgcatGCAATCCATGCATGCCACCAACATGGTACTAACTAACCCCTTTCCCTTGTTGCCCAACAACCGTTATGACATGATGACCGGTGCAACCGGTTTCCTTGACAACATGGCTGCTGCATGCTTAACCCAAGTTGGCATGGTAGATCATGATCATGGGGTTGTTCATGGGACATTGGAGCCTAATAAAACGCGTTTAGGAAGCGACTTTTCCCTTCCTCCACTAGAAAGTAGAAGCATTGAGGACAATAGTAGTACCCCAATTGATCATGTGAAAAGccataacaacaacaaccactTCAAGAATAGTTGCTTCAATAACACTGATCATTACCATCATATTCAAAGCTCCAACAACGTAGTTGTAGAGGATTTGTTTGGGTTTGGAAATCATGGGCAAGGGGAAAACTTTAGAATGGGAGAATGGGACCTTGAGGGCTTGATGCAAGACATTTCCTATTTTCCTTCCCTTGATTTCCAAGTttaa